The Lineus longissimus chromosome 6, tnLinLong1.2, whole genome shotgun sequence sequence TTCGGACTCTGTTGCTTAATAACAGAATCTACATTGTTACCAAGTATGCTTATTATTGTAGTCTTCACCTTATATATCCAAATACTTTTTAACCTAATGATCATGATGTACATTTTCTAGCCGTTCCCCAATCTCGACTTCTTGGCAACGACTGGTGGATCATTTTAGGACAAGGTGAGCAGAGTCAAACACTGAACGGCCTCCAATTACAAGTCCACGGAGTTACGACAACAGGTTCTGGTCCTTTCGGACTCACACCATGGGAGTTCAAAGGCACAATACAATCATACATAAAAATCAACAACCCACACAATGGACATTTAAATTTCGATATGAGCTTTACAGTCGGGACTTTTATCTATCAAAATGAGACAAAAAATGGACCCATCCTTGAATGGCGGGGCAAACGGAGGGGATGGGGAACCCATTTGTGGATCTGGCACAGGACCCTTTTCTTGAATCTGGCACCTCGATTCGGTGGCAGAAGCGAGCACTTCCATACTGCAGTGGAACCCAGGAAGTGGAGCTTCGTCGGCGCCACCTTCGATCATGATACAGGAAGTCTAACCATGTGGGTAAGAAATCTTGGGAGGGTCATTACTTTgggcaatatttatatttgtccTCACAACAGTACAGAACACCGTCGGGCTAAAAAGTTAATATTTTTAAAACTGTGGCTGATCTTTCACAATCCTTCAAATAAGCATCCGAGAGTTGCGATGTTAGAGACTTTGGGTCAACATTAACGAGGCTGACGTGTGATAAACAAAGGCACCCAAATAAGGGAGTTTTGGTATCAGTCCCGGTAACCCTATGGTTTTCCCCTACGTCTGTTGTTGGCCATCCAGAACAATATTCAAGTTTATTCAACTTTGCTGGCAATTGAACTTCTCTACCTCTACTTCTGTTTGTTTGTTTCTAGGTCAATGGTATTGTCTTCCAGCAGAATGTCGGTAGACGTACCCCGGACTCCCGTGGCAATATCTACATTGGTAACCGTGGTTCCGCAAGGTGGTTTGAACCATTCAAGGGCAGTCTAGCTGGACTAACAGTACTGAACGGTGCCATTAACGCGTCTGAAATAAAGCTGTTTAAGTGTCTTATTGTTGCATTGGCTTCAAAAGGTAAACAGATATATTCCTCTTGATGAGTTGGTCATTGTGTGTCCATCCAGTATCAGAAACAAAGAGTTGtgtctgtcattatttatggaATCAAAACGGCGACTTGATGTGCTGGCTTGGTTATCGTGGTGACAGCAAAGCAAACAGTTGTGCCCAAGGACTCATCCACTTGAGTTTACGCAGATCACTTCAACATGACCGAAACAAAGGTATTGTGACGAAATAACCTTACCGTAGTTGGAATCGTATAAACAACATCAAGGTGAGGCTGCACAAAACCGACATTATTGCAGTTGAAGACGGTCTTCTTAATGTATAAAGTATTATATTGCAGGGTCATATCCGATAGCATGGGACCCAGCTGCTGACAAAAGCTTTGAGAGATGCCAACTTGAACCAGACCCAACTGTCTTAACGCAGCAGGCTAATCACAAAACGTACACATGCAATGGCTTCCAGAGTTTGAGTAAGCGATCACAAGTAAAACGTCATTGAGTGAGACAATACGATTAAGATTCCGTATTTCTTCAATGTAAATGTATATCAATGCCGACATGCCCACACTCATAGAAATGAAGGCTTTTGAGGCCAATACGCACATTAGTTTTGAGGTTTTCAGGGAAAAAAACCCTTGAAGGTTTTGAGTATCTCGAAAACCACTTTCAATTATCCGTAAAAtatcatatttgtgttggccgaacaacctttaaatgtttttcaaaaactcaaaaCCTTTAATTCTAAGATTGCATGTTATTAGCCATAACTTAAATTGACTTTCTAAACACTCATATAAAACAATACAAGTGACTCCCGTACTAAAGGAATTATATATCTAGCAACCACCTAACCGGCCTTGTCAGTATTTTCCTTCCAAGAGAGTCAGATGCACATTTTCTCACGTATCAAGCACATTGTTGTTATGGCAACGCTATTAAGCTTTTGGTTTTATGCAAAAAGTGTGAAATAATCCATTTTCCGTACTTTTCGCCTTTTTTGTTGCAGTCAAATGAAATTTacgatatatatgtatattaaGTTATGCACATTGCAGGCACATACTTCGGGTTTAACTGGTGGAATATTCTAGGCCAAAATAAAATCAATACGCACCTAAACGGCCTTTCACTCGACGTCGTTGGGGTAGACACATCTAGGGATGGACCAAACGGAATCGCCGCATGGAACTTTAAGGGAAATTCCAGATCATACGTCAGAGTAACTAACAGAGGCCATTTAGACCTAGTGGACTTCACGATAGGAACCTTCATCTATCAGCACCAGGTTGGTGGCTATTTTGTAAAAGCCGTGGTTAGGTAACTTTGGCTTATCTTCAAAAATGTGCTAATGCTCGGGGATCCAGTGGCTGTCTTTACACATTGGTACAAACAACTAAGGCTCGTGCGCTTATTATGGAAGCAATCCAAACATGGCATAACCCTCCCCTTTTTTagcgccccgcaaacgagcgTTTTAAATCACTGCAACCTGCGGCTGGTATATCATAAATGAAACATTTTCTTGACTGAGAATATTGCTTTAGCGGTTGCTTTCTCATAACAGTTATCCATGTGTTTGTTTTAGATCACAAATGGTGCAATCCTGGAATGGAGGGGGCCAGATAATGCGCGATATGGGGCCCATTTCTGGATCTGGTCTCATGTTCCTTTCGTAAATCTTGGCGCAACAAGCTCTCACTTCCGCGAGGCCGTGCCTACGGATAGCTGGCACTTCATCGGGGCGAGTTATAGCCACAGGTCGGGGAGGCAATTGATGTGGAAAGACAATACGACGAACGTCAGGGATTATGGACCAGGCAGGCGTGCCATGTGCAGTGGAGATGTCTTTATAGGTAGGATATGAAAGAGAAGGGAAGCTGATGTTTTCCTACTGTAATATTAAGAGAGTTTTATGAATGAACCTAATTCAATGTCTCGTGGCTAACACTGATGTCCGCTAGTGGTAGTGATGGCAATTATCATTTCTTCCGATATTCGGTGATTTTCCTCGCATGTGACCTCCGTAAACAAGAAATCCCCACAGTACATGTAAGGACCCCGACGTTTGTCATAGAAAGGTTCTAATGGTAAACTAACTTCTTCTTTTATTCACATTACTATCGTTATCCATTTTCTTATAGGGAACAGAGGATCAGACCATTCGTTCTCGCCATTCAAAGGAAAGCTGGTTGGCCTGACGATACTAGATGGCGCTATATCTGAGTCACAGATTGAAGAGTTTAAGTGCAAAATATTGGCGACTGTTTCAACATAAGAAATCCCAATTGCATGGTGACGATTAAGTTATGGATCCTCGAAGACTCAAAGATTCAATACTTCCGATATTATAGATACATAATAGAAAGATTTGTCACCAGGGCATTCTACTTCGGGACACTTAAAAATGTTACATCTGCAACATCCTCTTGACctgcaacgtactctctactataccacagtagagcatttcactgttgtcgatatcgcattaaacagtgaacattctactgtgtgtttgcttttgcgcacattctctgcgcaacgaagaataccattgaatattctggaatattgatgaatgaccacgtgtttttaatttgtactatatatatagtttttgactgtagccgaatagataataaatcaataaatcaatttgaatttgaaattttgactcttttatttcattttagcagtgaggatgggcggctacaggcggtaacatttccaacaacatgtcacaatgaGAGACCTTTTTCctctatgtgccaggagtatgaggggttggggcggtttggtcctctcattcccagctgccagtcacagtctggtaaatttttgtctcaagtatgaattttggcaatgatcaggggtcggggtcctatcattcccagccacgagtcacaatctggtaactttttgtcttacgtatgaagtttggcagtgatcatgggtcggggtcctatcattcacagccacgagacacaatctgggaactttttgtctcgcatataaaatttggcagtgatcatgggtcggggtcctatcattcccagccacgagtcacaatctggtaacgttttgtctcacgtatgggcccactcattgttagttcaactgtgtaagtggaaaatggagagagttttgtgcggagcatgctctgtgACCTTGTTACTGATGTTATTAGCATATTTTGGAAGGTAGCTTTAAACGATTAAGCATTAACATTGCTGCTATCATCAAATATACTGTTCTTTCTTTCCTGAAATTAACAGTTCGTACATCAGGATTATTATCTATTCATGTATGTAGGAGGGGTCACACATACCCCATATACATCATCAATTTCCGTGCTCATTTCCACTCATAACTCAAAGCCTATGGGATGACATCATAATTACGTTTGAAACACATTCAGAACTGACCCGACTCCAAACCACACCATGTGATATCAAAGACGGGCGTACTCAATGGAAATAACGATCATTGGGCATTACTGGTTAAAAATATTCTTGGCGGGCTTATTCCGGACTGTTAATCTGAGGAAAGAAATTACAGTATATGTGAGTATTGTATGTAGTAATAGTGGTTTGTTTGAAGTTATAACCTGTGTTTCAAGCGAGAGGTGCCAAGGCCCTCAGCTCCACCAAGGAGAAGAATGCTTTCTCCTTGGTTGCACTGACATTGACTGATCGGTAGACGTATCATGTTCTTCAATAGGTTTGATATAATAACAGGACGATAAACGAGTGATAGTATTCTAATCTGGTAGATTATGAAATGTTCTTCGTGCATAATCGGGTGGCATATCTATTTCAaggtgtttttcagatagatctggtcTTGCTAGGTATTTAGCTGCTTGTCACTtgactgtaatagtgtgatcacaaaaagTTATGTTAcgcagccctgggcagccggtgacATGCATATATTTGACCGGCTTTTGTTAAcgccgtgaaagagcattggttcgGCCTACCCTTAGGAAAATCTAGTGTTCTGCAAAATCGCTTTCCTTTGGGAAATGTGATCtgatcacattcctgagttcaactgagtACATTCAAACTTTGGCCAGatcgatatgaaaaacactttgtaCTGTTGGGAGCTGTATCGACAACGAACTTTCAATGACTCGTGAGCTTTTTAAAAAGCTCAGCCACAAATATGAGCAGTTTCGAAGACACCAGACAAATGTATTTCTATCCTATAAATAGCATCACCAGttggcattttccattttctataTTCCACCCTTGATGTGATCACAGCGACAGACATTCCTTTGGAGGGATGAACACCATGGGATCTGAGATTCCGAGGGTGTAGTCGTAGTGCCTGAAAGAAGCATAGTGTTCTATTATACAATCTCAAAAATAAAGGTTCTTGAGTTTTTAAGCAGTCTACACGATGCACTTTTAAAGTTCTTTTTTTCAGCCAGAAGGTCAAAAACCATCAGGGGTTTATCATTTCCCCAGGAAATTCATTTCCCCAGGAAATTTTTCGAGGTCTAGACCCatatcatgattatgatcacATTTCAGTCATATCAAAAAATGCAAATGGTTTAATTATGTAGAATTGAAAGACAGCTCCAAATTGCCCCGCTTGATGAATTCAGCCGCAATCTGACGACCACCTAGCAACAAAAGTGAATACTGATGTATGTCCAAACATAATCAAGTAAGTAATTCAACGTACTTCCAGATGAAATATCCTTCATTAGGTTTGTAACTTGTGAAGGAGATTGGTAGGCAGTCCCTCTGGGTCCATTCTCCATTCGCCCTGCCTGGAATAAGAGCGTTTGATACATGACTTGCTTGGCAATAACGTGGTTGTAAATGTATCATGAGAGCCTGGGATTTCAATCAGCGCCACCGAAATCATCAACACTCAAGGCCTGGGTACATATACGGAGGTCTCGTCAAGAAATGGTATCAACCTCTTGCCGTGGGGCGCGCAATGAGAGACGTGTGACAATCTacgccatcatctcaatctgttGTGGTTCAAAATGATGAGTAATCTAAAGCACAATTTCTTCCACACGACTttacattttgttttgatgataATTAGTCGATTTGGATTCGAAATCCTGCATGAAAATAGCATGCAAAGCTGCATGAAAATAGCATGCAGTTGGATATATTTCGATTATGACAACGCGTATGCACGGAGATGAGCCGCAATGTTTGAAAATGAATAACAGATGAGTTGCCAACCTGCCTGAAGTTTGTCAAATTTGTTACGTGAAGGACGGACCTTAAGCTTCAATATGATTACCGTTACACGGACTACTTACTTCCATCTTCGAAGTGACCACCCCAGACATCCACGAGGACACCAGCTCCGTGATTGGAAGACGTTCCGATGTAGTACTCGCCATACCATGTAGCATTGCTTGGCACATGCAGCGCGGGGAATGGCCGCGAAATGGGCCTCCTTTCACATTTTCTGGTCTTTATGTCAAGCCTGTATTCAACACCctgcaaagaaatgcatttTGTGTTATTCTCAAATATGATTtctcaatgtgaactcaaaacacacCTTTGTCACacacaatgaggaaccggcaGAACTAAAtattcagatggcagcaccaataCTAAAATTTACACTTTCAGTGCATTATCCATttaaattaagttttgttgctTCTCTCCCTAAAAcccatcaaaatagaattaaggaccaataaaacaacatttttggtactatttccccatgtagagtaattaagggatgacaTATTCAATAATCAATGACCAAGGAAATgcctttctcattacaaccatggtccacttgcctgcaagGCCCCCTATTGgtaggttttgttgtgcaggttcctcattctAGTCCCAATTCCACACTAGAAAAGCTGTGTTTCTCCCTGCTAACAGAATGTGGATAACTGTAGGCCCCGAGATAAAACTTACTGCATCATGAAGGTAAAGGACATCTTCAAATTGCTCCTTGCCTTCAACGGTCTCGTCTTCAATAAGCCTCACGCGAAGATTAGCATAATCGTACGACACTTTTCCATGGCGGTCAAATTTTTTTGCTGGGTCGTACTGCAAATGGAATTATGGAAGAAGAATGCAAAGAAAGTCGAAGTGAAAGATGTAAGCATATCATGTTCTATTGGGTTTTGCATGTGCATTACATAATCTTATTTCATTATGCTAGTTTTACCAGTTTGTGGTCGTCTGAAGAAGCCGTACGACCCCACCCGATCGAATTGGCTTGAAATTATTCTAACAATGTATCCCATCCTGTGTCTCATGGTCTTATGCTCTTATACTCTTTTCCTCGTGTTAGGGCTTTTGATAATCATTTACGTTGTCGCCATGTTTCCATTATGGGGTCCATGGGATGGTCTGGGAGGTCGGGATTCCAGATATCAGTCAATTTACGTAATAGAAAAGCATGGGGGAATTGCGGAAACATAATCAAACATCACGACCGGATGGGAGGGATTCGACAGCCACAATGCATCAAATACGTACCTCTGCTATCCGTGCTTCCCATTCCTTTGGAGCAGCTGCAAATGAAATACAAGCGAGTGTATTATGCATTGAATTATAAGAACTTAGGGAAAAGTTGTATGCGCGCGTGTATGTGCgtgtggggtggggtggggggggggggggggggggtagattCACGTTTACCCTCATTCCTTGTAGAATTTAGTAAGTTATCCTAGATTGAATGCAATCACCACCATGTCAGCCGATAAAGGCAACCCCCAAGGTTCGCTTCCTCAACGTAGATTGGTTTCTGGTGGAGGAACTACTCGGTATGGGTTCCAACTATTACACTACAATAGGAATCAATACTCACCACACGGCTTTGGAATCTGGGCGTTTACGTAAGCCAGGCACGCCGCTAAAACAAACATACAGAACTTCGTCATGGTGGGAGTTTTGGAGAAAGTGGTCAGTACAAAGTCACAGAGCAAAACCTTGGGGTTACATAACGAACTTGACACTTATCTCGCTATCGCAATCTATGATATTACCAGATAGTGCGCGTTCATGTGACAAGACATGTCACTAAGTGTCGTGCCAAAAAACCTCTATCTATAAGTCATACATGTAATCAACCATTCCAGATATGGCACCGACGCATTTAAAGGCCAGGCACCTCAGGAAATATCAAACCCCTTCAGATTTTATTCGAAAAGTATATTCAAAGCAATAAACTCTAACACTTATTCCAAATCGATACATTAGGCCTTTAAGGGTTTGCATATTGGTTTATATCCCGACAAATGTCTCATATCATAGATAATCCGGAATTAAATATAAACTGTTATCGACAGTTCGTAGTTTCTATAGCCAACTTGTACAATTTTTACTTGCTTGGGGAGAAGCCATTTTAAAGCCCAGGCTAAAAGAATGTGAATAAGACCAGTCTTAATCTATTCTTCATAAAACCGGTGTCCTAAAAGGGtgtgtatttttttctttaccaATTGGTGTGCAACTGCTACATCAGACCACTGCTTGAAAACGTGATGGCAATGCTGTTTAAAGTGGCTCTCTTTAAGAACCAGGGCTGGCCTGGTTACTTCTTCGAAACCGTTCAGTCATAGATAGAATATCTAAGATTGTAGTCACACCCGAATCTGCCGGCACCAATGCCTTTATCTTACTAGGTTCAAGTTCAATAAAGCGCTTATAAAAAAGGTCAAATAGGCAATCAATGATCTTAAAATCAAACGGCCATTATCAAGGTAATCGAATATCCTAAAGTGGCCACCAAAACCAAATCAGAGGTAACTTGCGGCTGTGACATTAGCCTTCGTATAGTTATGAAGTGGAGTGACCTACGTGTGTGTAGTTGCACGCCCCTTACACATGTGACATGTAGACCCCAATTTCGATACTTGCTTCTATGCGCATTTATTTACAGGCTGAT is a genomic window containing:
- the LOC135489553 gene encoding mammalian ependymin-related protein 1-like, whose amino-acid sequence is MTKFCMFVLAACLAYVNAQIPKPCAAPKEWEARIAEYDPAKKFDRHGKVSYDYANLRVRLIEDETVEGKEQFEDVLYLHDAGVEYRLDIKTRKCERRPISRPFPALHVPSNATWYGEYYIGTSSNHGAGVLVDVWGGHFEDGSRANGEWTQRDCLPISFTSYKPNEGYFIWKHYDYTLGISDPMVFIPPKECLSL